The region CGGAAACCGGTCATCGGTGGCAGTGGAGGGCTGCTGTAAGTCTTCCCTTTCACTTCGATGGTGCCGTGCATGCCGTCCAGTACCATCGAGATCAGGCGATCTTCCGAACCAGTCGTCCAGAGGCTGCCATCGATCGGTGGGTAAAGATTCGGCATCCCTTGGCCATGGGGTTGATGGCACGTGGCACAGTGGCTTTCGCGAAGGAAAATTTCCTTGCCCATTGCCATGACCTTCGGATCGGCCTTCACAGGAATGCTGTTCCGCAGATCGACCAGTTGGCGATTGAGCGAACCACTGTTCTCGGCCATGCTTTTGGCGACAAGTGCTTCGCCGAGGCTAAGCAGCTTGGCGTACTGCTTGGTTTGCTTTTCAACCGGCGAAGCTTCGCTGGCTTTGGCAAGCAGCGTCGTCAGCACGGTGGCCTGACTGTCGGCGGGAAGCGTTTCGGCAACCAGCTTCGGCGACAATGTCGTCAGTGCGGTCAGACCGGCCGACTGTAGCGGCTCGATCGTGGTCAGCTTGGCGAAGTCAGCCGCTTTCGGCTCTTCGTGACCAGGCCATGCCGAGATGGCTTGAATGGCGGCGATACGAAGGTCGACGTTCCCCGCGGCGCGAAGCACCGAAGCGGGGATGGCCTGCTTCTTGATACCTGGGCCTGCCCACATGACTCGTAGTCCATCGTTGCCACCATTATCGAAATAGGTGACGACGATTTCATGCGGACCTGCGGTGAGGCTGGCTTTGCCGTTCTTTTCGACCATGCCGTGCAGGCCGTCGTTGTTGATCAGCAAGTTGCCATCGACATACATCCGCGAACCATCGTCGGACGTAATGAAGAAGGTATATTCGCCAGCGGCAGGGATCATGATCGAAGCGGTTTGCTTCGTCGCGAAGACATCCTGCTTGCCCTTGGGAACGTACTTGTTGAAGTTGTCCATACGGCCAGAGAACGTCGCCTTGGTTGCGTTCAACGTTTCGATGGCCACGTTCTTGGCCGGAGCTGGTTCGTAGTAGTCGAACGCCACGGCAGGCCCTTCGGTGACCGTTGAACCACTTTCCGGACGCAGGTTCGAAGGCAGCTCGAACATCAGCGGGCGAATCTTGGCATACAGCGAAGCCGCTTCGGCCGACTTGTTGGTCGAACGGGTGCTGTTTAGCAGATCGGCCAGCAGGGCAGGGGACTGCGTCGCATGTTGCCAGGCCGCTTCCGCTCCGCCGCTTTGAATCCACGCGGTGTAAACGGCGCGGCGAACGACAGGGGAACTGGTCGTCGAAGCCAGCTTGGCCAACTGCGAGTGCGACTTGGCCAAGTCAGCTTTGCCAGTTTGCGGAAGCAGACGAGCCAGATCGTTCAAGCTCGGCAGGTTCTTCCCTTCGGCGGTCGAAATCCACGTGACCAATTCGTCCAGCGAGGAACGATTGTTGGTGGAAGCCAACGCGGCGATCGCTTCCATCCGCGGCTTGGTGGCGATACCCCCACGCGTGAGAATCGCTTCATAGACGGCTGGAGTGCGATCCATTTTCAGCAGCAGATCGGAGCTGGCCTTCTGCAGCGCGTAGCTGGTCGCGGCAGGGGAAAGCTTCCGGCCAGAGCGAATGGCTTCGGCCAACATGTTGTCGACGTTGATCTGGCTTTGAGCGTACTGCAGAACTTTGGTCAGTTCAGGATCCATCTCGTGCGAAGCGGCCTCGAAGACTGCTTCGGCTGCAGCAGGACCGGTAAACGCAACGGCCGACTTGATCGCTTCAGCTCGGACAAGCGGCGAGTCGTCTTGGGCGGCGTCGAGCAACACGGGCTCCCAGCCTTCGATCGAATCGGCCCAGTGGCCGAGCGTTCGGATGGCGGCAGCACGCACGCGTGGTTCGCTTGCTTTAGCCACCGTTTTGACCAGTTCGATGTTCGGCAGACGATGTTCTTCCAACACCCACAAGCAATTGAGCATTGCCATGGCGTCGGCTGGGTTTTGCACGTCTTTGTCGGCCACGAACGTTGCGATCGCGGACTGAACTTCTTCCGAATCGCGCCCGCTCAGTTCGATACGAGCACGATATCGTGTGGCGTTGTCCTTGGCGTAGAACGCGCTGAGGACTTCCGGCAGCGGCTTGTCTTTCAAGCGAACGGGAGTCAACAGTGGACGATCCTTGGCCGTGACGCGGAAGATGCGTCCATGCTGGTGATCGCGGTTCGGGTCACGCATGTTGTGCTGCATGTGCCCGATCAAAGCATTGGCCCAGTCGGCGACATACAGGGCACCATCGGCACCGATTTCGACGTCGCTCGGTCGGAAGTTGGGATCGGACGAGACCAGGATGGGTTCGACTTCCTTGGCACGGATGTCGGCTCCGTTGTACTCGATCTCGTGATTCAACACGCCGAGGAAACCGATGCAGTTACAGATCAGGAAGTTGTCTTGCAGATGTTCCGGGAAGTGGCTGCTGGCGATCAATCCGGTCGCAGCGACGGGACGAACACGCTTATCGAACCATTGTTTATTGCCGATCCCTTTGCCGATGTTGACGTACGATCCGGTGCCGGACGTGCCATCGTTGGCGAACTGGTAACCCCATTGATCGAAGACGTCACCGTGCGGATTCGGACCGATCGGGAAGTGGAATTCCATCTCGAACGTACGAGGATTGAAACGATGGACGCCGGTCCGAGTAGATCGGTAAGTTTGCGTTGGGGTTTCCATGGTGGCGACGTTAAAGACACCGCGAGACCAATAGAGCCAACCATCGGGGCCGAGCACCATAGCGTTGGCCGAATGGTGCGAGTCGGCACTGGAAAGCCCTTGCAGAACGCGGATCTTTACGTCGGCTTTGAGGTCGCCGTCGGTATCTTTCAGGAACCATAGTTCCGGCAGCGCGGCGACAAGCATCCCGCCTCCCCAGAACTCGAAACCGGTCACGCTGTTCAGTTCGTCGGCGAAGACCACACAGCGATCCGCGACACCGTCGCCGTTATCGTCCGGCAGGCAAACTATCCGATCGAGACGTGGTTCGGTGGGGTTCCAGTGTGGGTAGCTTGGCCAGACCGAAGCGTACATGTGCCCGTTAGGATCGACGGCCAGTTGCACAGGGTTGATCAGTTCGGGGAACATCTCTTCGGAAGCAAAGATATTCGCTTCCAAGTCTTGGTGCAGCTTCAGTTTTTCAAGGCCTTCTTCGGCGGTTCGGTACGAGAAACTTCCGTCGGCCATATCCCCTTCGCGGTTCGACTTCACAATCAGTTCTTCGGGGATGTTGTCGTCTTTGACTTCCAGATCGCCCCCTTGGGCAGCGGCCCAAACCCGCTTGTCGCGGTTGGCGGTCATGACGTCGAAGATTTCCATTTCACGCAGCATGACGTCAGCATTCGACTGCCCGAACCAGGCCAGTTTCGAGCGGCCACCGAAGACGTTGTAACCGTCGACCACGCGATATCGACTGAACCAATAGTAGTTCTTGTCGAGTACGACATCGCGAAGCTTGGCGATTGCATCCGAATCGGCAGGAGCCTCTTGGCCGAACAGCTGCGGAATGATGACTTGGGCGATTGCTTTGTTGCCGTGGTCCAACAGGTGAACGCCATTCATGGTGAGCGGCTTTTCAGCGTCGGCGTACAGCTTTTGCGAAGGCGTGAAGAGGTCGACGAACAAGACGCCCTTTTCCTGGCAGACTTGCTGCATCGCTTCGGTATACAAAGCCAGATTTGGGTTGTTCTTCGATCCATCCGGCAGATGGCGGTTGTACAGATTCTCGTGCGCGATTGGCGAGAACATGACGACCTGCGGAGCTGATTCGCCGTTGTACTTCTGGGCCTGCATGCCGTCGATGGTTTCGGCGAGATCCTTCTTGAAGAGGTCGACCGACTCTGGTCCCTTCAATGCTTCGTTGTAACCAAAGAAGCCGAAGACGACGTCGGTTTCGTTCTTCGCGAGCCACTGATCAGGGCTGCCGAAGTTGTCCTCGCGGGGACGCAGTTTCAGTTCGTCGCCGGGGAACGCCAAATTGCGGAACGTCAGATCATGTTCCGGATGCAACGCGTGGATGTAGGTTTCCAGCCAACCATGGTGTTGCATTCGATCGGCCGTATTATTGCCGATGATGGAGATATGATCTCCCTTTTCCAATTTCAACGACTGAGCTTGTATGTGGCCGGTCCAAGCCAACGCGAGACCGACAACAACTGGCAGGATGAAGTTTCGCATAGGATCCTAATTATCGAGGTTCGACTGTTCTGTTCCGGAGGTGGGTAATTCTGTGGGAGATCGAAGATGAGAAGCGCGGGTTTTCTACTAAACTAACTATAGTGTCCGGCGACGCCTAGGCATGACGTCAAATCGTACATTTATTTTTCGAGATTGATGGCTCCGCAGGCGAAACGACTTAAATAACTATTGAAAGTTTCTACCAGCCTCGTACGCTTCACGAATTTCTGAAGCGGACAAAATGCGGCCGAATAAGCCAAATTCATCGATGCGGCCGCGCAGTTCACGCTCGAAGACAATCTTGCCGTGACGGTTGGTGTAACCATAAGCGCCGATGCTGCTCGGTCCGTATCGAATGGCGCGTCCGGTGCTCCAGTTGTACCGAGCGATCTCTTCGCCGTTCATGTAATAGACCGACTCTTTTGCCACGCTGTCGAGCTGCGCAGCAACGTGCGTCCACTGAAATTGCGGGATCGATTTCGGAGCGGTGTGGTTATATTCCGAATTCACACCGATGCGGTAAGCTCCATTCCGTTGCAGGTTCCAGTGATGTTCGCCGGGGTCGTAGTTGATGGTGTTGAACAACGACTGCAGTGCGTAATCGAAGCGATTCATCTGCACCCAGCCCATGATGGTGACCTGGTGATAGGTGCCAGGAATGTCGAGCTCGATACGATCGCCGCGGTTTTCAAACAGCAACGCCCCTTTCTCAGGCCAACGTCCGGTGGCCCAGATGCCGCCATTGAGAAAGCCATCCGGCACGACCGTCGATTCGGCCAGGTTGACGACTTGGGTGCTATCACGCGAGTCGGTTTCAAAGTCGAAGTAAAAGAGGGCGGAAGGATCGCTACGCAGCATGCGGCTATGATCGAGCCAGCGGCGATAACCGATCGACGTGCTGGTCGCAAAGGCGCGATCGTCAGGCGAAATCGAACGTCGTTGGCTCTCCGCATTCCAGGCCAACGCCGAGTTCTCGGTGAGCAGTTCTGAGGCTTGATTGGGCTGTTTCAAGCGAACTTCGCCGGCGAAAACGTGCAGCTCTTGGTTTTGTTGTTCGTCGACAAACACACCGAACTCGGTGCCGAGGTCTTCGACTTCCATCGTCGGTGTGGCGATGACAAAACCATGCCCTGTTTCCGGAACGATGGCGCGGGCCCGTCCGGTTTGCAGTTCCATATGCATGCCGTCGATGATCGAGAACTTCGCAGGGCTTTCCACCGAAACAGCCACTCCATTTTGGAAGTCGAGCGTTACAGCTCCTTCCGTCAGATGGTAATCGCCGGGGAAGAACTCGTTGCCTGCCGGGCCAAGGCCTTCCGCGAAGTGTTGATTGTGGCCGACATCCAGCATGGCAATCGCCGTTGATGTCGCTGGCGTTACGTCTGGGGCAATCTCTTCCGGGGTAGGTCCGGCAATCGGATCGGAGTCGATCGGCTTCGCTTGCGGCCAATTCCAATACGCGACCGATGCTGCTATTAACAAAGTTGCGGCAATCGCGAGCGTCCAGCGGGAAAGCGGGGACGATACCGGCGAGCGATGCGGTGGCGGAACGACTGGAGGTTCTTCACCGCTTGATTCGTAACGAAGTTGGGCATCGATCTGAGCAGCGCGTCGGAACCGAGCTCGGGCCTCGGCATCTTCCCGCAGCGCATCGATCAAGTCGGCTTGTTCCTGGCGGGTAAGCGAATTGGGATCGAGAAAGTAACGCTCGATTGCTTCGTGAATTTGCTGATTCGATGAATGACTCATGAGGTAGCCGCCAATTGGAGGCGAACGCAATCGTGAAGTTTGACGCGAAGTCTGCCTAAACGCTTATATAAACTGTTGGCCGTTTTGCCGGCCGCTTCTGCCATTTCTTTGACGGCTTCGTCGCGGGTATACGGGGCGAGCAAAAGCTTACGGTGTTCGGTCGGAAACTTATCTAAACAGGCGCGGATGGCTTGGCGTTGCTCTTGAACGACCTCGGTGGCATCGTCTTCCGCTTCCGAGGCAATCAGTGCGACTAAATCGTCGTCCAAAAGTAAGCGGTCGCGGCTGCAGCTGCGGCGATACTTGAGGACTTCGAATCGCAGGACCATCCGAGCCCACGGGATGAATTCGTCGTCGGCTTGCAGCTGATCGATCTTCCGCCACATGACGAGGCTGGCTTCCTGGAGCACATCGTCCACGGCATTCCAGTCTGGCAAAGCAGCCCGCGCGATGCCGGCGAGCTCGCGTTCATGCTTCAAAAACAGAGTCAGGAATCGATCTTTTTCCACGGTGGCGACCTTTGCGACCAGAATTACCTAACTAGTTACTCCCCACGATCGAGCGACCTGCCGGTATTTCTTTTTCTCGATCGACATTTACAAAAATGCGCGGCAGGTTGTTGGCATATCGGGAGTAGAATGGTGTCCTACCTCCTGATTTCCCAGGGAAGCACGATAAGGAATCCCACCTTGAGTTTATGCCATTTTGGGCAGAAAGTCCTTCATCTTTTCGGTTTGGGGATCGTTTTGGTCTTCATTTCGACCGCTACGGCTGAGGAAAAGATCGACTTCCGCAGTCAGGTTCGGCCGATCCTCTCGGACCGTTGTTTCCATTGCCATGGTCCGGATGCCGCAAATCAGGATTCGGAGTTCCGTCTCGACACGCAGGAAAACATCCTCGCGGATCTTGGGGGGTATGCGGCTGTGGTGCCTGGCGATTTGGAGGCAAGCGAGCTGCATGCGCGAATTCATAGCGACGACGAGTTCTCGCAGATGCCGCCGCCGGACAGCAACCGTTCGCTGACCGAAGAAGAAAAGCGGATCTTGGACTTGTGGATTAAGCAAGGGGCCGAGTACCAGCGGCACTGGGCCTTTGAAGCACCACAGCGACCGGAGGTTCCGCAGAACGATCTTTCCGCCGCAAGGTGGTCCAACGAGCTGTCCCAAGAGTGGTCCACCAACCCGATCGATGCATTTATTGCGCGGCGACTCATCGCCGAAAAATTGCAGCCTACCTCTGAAGCCGATCCAGCCACGCTGCTGCGACGTGCTTCGTTGACGCTGACCGGCTTGCTTCCACCCCGGGAACTGCAGGAAAAAT is a window of Bremerella sp. TYQ1 DNA encoding:
- a CDS encoding c-type cytochrome, with the protein product MRNFILPVVVGLALAWTGHIQAQSLKLEKGDHISIIGNNTADRMQHHGWLETYIHALHPEHDLTFRNLAFPGDELKLRPREDNFGSPDQWLAKNETDVVFGFFGYNEALKGPESVDLFKKDLAETIDGMQAQKYNGESAPQVVMFSPIAHENLYNRHLPDGSKNNPNLALYTEAMQQVCQEKGVLFVDLFTPSQKLYADAEKPLTMNGVHLLDHGNKAIAQVIIPQLFGQEAPADSDAIAKLRDVVLDKNYYWFSRYRVVDGYNVFGGRSKLAWFGQSNADVMLREMEIFDVMTANRDKRVWAAAQGGDLEVKDDNIPEELIVKSNREGDMADGSFSYRTAEEGLEKLKLHQDLEANIFASEEMFPELINPVQLAVDPNGHMYASVWPSYPHWNPTEPRLDRIVCLPDDNGDGVADRCVVFADELNSVTGFEFWGGGMLVAALPELWFLKDTDGDLKADVKIRVLQGLSSADSHHSANAMVLGPDGWLYWSRGVFNVATMETPTQTYRSTRTGVHRFNPRTFEMEFHFPIGPNPHGDVFDQWGYQFANDGTSGTGSYVNIGKGIGNKQWFDKRVRPVAATGLIASSHFPEHLQDNFLICNCIGFLGVLNHEIEYNGADIRAKEVEPILVSSDPNFRPSDVEIGADGALYVADWANALIGHMQHNMRDPNRDHQHGRIFRVTAKDRPLLTPVRLKDKPLPEVLSAFYAKDNATRYRARIELSGRDSEEVQSAIATFVADKDVQNPADAMAMLNCLWVLEEHRLPNIELVKTVAKASEPRVRAAAIRTLGHWADSIEGWEPVLLDAAQDDSPLVRAEAIKSAVAFTGPAAAEAVFEAASHEMDPELTKVLQYAQSQINVDNMLAEAIRSGRKLSPAATSYALQKASSDLLLKMDRTPAVYEAILTRGGIATKPRMEAIAALASTNNRSSLDELVTWISTAEGKNLPSLNDLARLLPQTGKADLAKSHSQLAKLASTTSSPVVRRAVYTAWIQSGGAEAAWQHATQSPALLADLLNSTRSTNKSAEAASLYAKIRPLMFELPSNLRPESGSTVTEGPAVAFDYYEPAPAKNVAIETLNATKATFSGRMDNFNKYVPKGKQDVFATKQTASIMIPAAGEYTFFITSDDGSRMYVDGNLLINNDGLHGMVEKNGKASLTAGPHEIVVTYFDNGGNDGLRVMWAGPGIKKQAIPASVLRAAGNVDLRIAAIQAISAWPGHEEPKAADFAKLTTIEPLQSAGLTALTTLSPKLVAETLPADSQATVLTTLLAKASEASPVEKQTKQYAKLLSLGEALVAKSMAENSGSLNRQLVDLRNSIPVKADPKVMAMGKEIFLRESHCATCHQPHGQGMPNLYPPIDGSLWTTGSEDRLISMVLDGMHGTIEVKGKTYSSPPLPPMTGFRQLLNDEEIAAVLTYVRNSWSNRAKPVEASQVAKIRAIDRGDATFWHVNDLMAKYPLEDGRKPIEATGDSWVPKFVKQWTFEDLDPKKVAAKKRNFVVGQVYFNRLGCAQCHKIGEVGGDFGPDLTRLGKKKATAEHVLESIADPAKKIDDKYKMQTVLTIDGKVISGMAIADRPDRLVLITDPEQPDKPVTIMKEDIEERSNTASTIMPGGMLNWLTEEEIYDLTAFVLAGGDEKDKLFQDK
- a CDS encoding sigma-70 family RNA polymerase sigma factor, which codes for MEKDRFLTLFLKHERELAGIARAALPDWNAVDDVLQEASLVMWRKIDQLQADDEFIPWARMVLRFEVLKYRRSCSRDRLLLDDDLVALIASEAEDDATEVVQEQRQAIRACLDKFPTEHRKLLLAPYTRDEAVKEMAEAAGKTANSLYKRLGRLRVKLHDCVRLQLAATS
- a CDS encoding LamG-like jellyroll fold domain-containing protein, translated to MSHSSNQQIHEAIERYFLDPNSLTRQEQADLIDALREDAEARARFRRAAQIDAQLRYESSGEEPPVVPPPHRSPVSSPLSRWTLAIAATLLIAASVAYWNWPQAKPIDSDPIAGPTPEEIAPDVTPATSTAIAMLDVGHNQHFAEGLGPAGNEFFPGDYHLTEGAVTLDFQNGVAVSVESPAKFSIIDGMHMELQTGRARAIVPETGHGFVIATPTMEVEDLGTEFGVFVDEQQNQELHVFAGEVRLKQPNQASELLTENSALAWNAESQRRSISPDDRAFATSTSIGYRRWLDHSRMLRSDPSALFYFDFETDSRDSTQVVNLAESTVVPDGFLNGGIWATGRWPEKGALLFENRGDRIELDIPGTYHQVTIMGWVQMNRFDYALQSLFNTINYDPGEHHWNLQRNGAYRIGVNSEYNHTAPKSIPQFQWTHVAAQLDSVAKESVYYMNGEEIARYNWSTGRAIRYGPSSIGAYGYTNRHGKIVFERELRGRIDEFGLFGRILSASEIREAYEAGRNFQ